A region from the Alnus glutinosa chromosome 5, dhAlnGlut1.1, whole genome shotgun sequence genome encodes:
- the LOC133867832 gene encoding disease resistance protein RPM1-like, which yields MAQRLHQQSFLAFLHKIGRLLKKIKPHHDIATKIQDIKKSVREIKERRERYGFSSSDQGSSSRATNVTWHDPRVGSLFIEEDEVVGIESTRDELVSWLVGGVSKRFVISVVGMGGIGKTTLTKKVYENESVKGHFDCRVWITVSQSYNISKILMSMTKQIYQARETAPGQIDMTDEITLISQLRKCLQQKRYVVVFDDVWKTEFWEIVKHALPCNDKGSRIIITTRSDLIGVSCKESLYDQVHKLQPLSQDKAWELFCRKAFHTEFQGGCPRELVTLSMDIVRKCEGLPLAIVAIGSLLSTKEKVPLEWKKLNDSLSSELECNPHLTSITNILSLSYHDLPCYLKSCYLYFGIFPEDYTITGFRLLSLWVVEGFIEGKKGKPLEDVADEYLMELIHRNLVQVLFGELDYEVDRKYRIHDLLHEIILSKAEELNFCRVLKAGNTTFRGKSRCLSIHDATENVFETSEYSRVRSIFLFNTNKIPRSFIVKLFKKFKLLKVLDFEDAHIDYLPQEVGNLFHFKHLSLRRTKVKILPKSVGRLLNLQTINITETAVRELPIEIFRLYKLRHILALSYDIENKSSFYLVRGVKMHEGVGCLNELQMLSIIDANHLGVGLFEELEKLSQLTMLGISNITVKSGRALCTSIQNMARLKILFVGSTSEDEIIDLQSISSPPQFLEHISLWGRLKKLPNWILKLQNLAKLMLSFSSLEEDPLSCLQALPNLVTLSLYHAYEGEQLHFEEGGFLKLKKLILRELKKLKMVEIGRGSLPDLEQLEIGPCPRMKKLPSRIQHLENLKILDFYEMQGEFVLRMQPNGGEDYWKVEKVSTIRLMYRIKGERYQTYKLGDSQLLERLQR from the coding sequence ATGGCACAACGTCTTCATCAGCAAAGTTTTCTTGCTTTTCTCCATAAAATTGGtcgtttattgaaaaaaataaaaccacatCATGACATAGCTACCAAGATTCAAGATATCAAAAAATCAGTCCGTGAAATCAAGGAACGAAGAGAAAGATATGGTTTTAGTTCCTCAGATCAAGGATCAAGTAGCAGAGCAACAAATGTTACATGGCATGACCCTCGAGTGGGTTCACTTTTCATTGAGGAAGATGAAGTTGTGGGTATTGAGTCTACGAGGGATGAACTCGTAAGTTGGTTGGTGGGGGGAGTATCTAAACGCTTTGTGATTTCAGTGGTAGGCATGGGTGGAATTGGTAAGACAACTCTTACTAAGAAAGTATATGAGAATGAATCAGTGAAGGGACATTTTGATTGCCGGGTTTGGATCACTGTGTCTCAGTCATACAATATATCGAAGATACTCATGTCCATGACAAAGCAAATCTACCAGGCAAGAGAAACTGCTCCGGGGCAAATAGACATGACAGACGAGATCACACTAATTAGCCAGTTGAGGAAATGTTTACAGCAAAAGAGGTATGTTGTGGTTTTTGATGATGTCTGGAAGACAGAGTTTTGGGAAATTGTGAAACATGCTTTACCATGCAATGACAAAGGTAGTAGGATTATCATCACAACACGCAGTGATCTCATTGGTGTTTCTTGTAAAGAATCTTTATATGATCAAGTGCACAAGCTACAACCTCTATCTCAAGACAAGGCTTGGGAATTGTTTTGCAGAAAGGCATTCCATACCGAGTTTCAGGGGGGTTGTCCGAGAGAGTTGGTGACACTGTCAATGGACATTGTCAGAAAATGTGAAGGCCTCCCACTTGCAATAGTTGCCATAGGTAGTCTTCTGTCAACAAAGGAGAAGGTGCCGTTAGAATGGAAAAAGTTGAACGATAGCCTCAGTTCCGAGCTAGAATGTAATCCCCACCTTACAAGTATCActaacattctctctctcagttATCATGATCTTCCGTGCTACCTAAAGTCATGCTACTTGTACTTCGGCATTTTTCCGGAGGACTACACAATCACTGGTTTTAGATTACTTAGTCTATGGGTAGTTGagggctttatagaaggaaagaaGGGAAAACCATTGGAAGACGTAGCGGACGAATACTTAATGGAGCTCATCCATAGAAACTTGGTTCAAGTTTTATTTGGGGAGCTTGATTATGAGGTAGACAGAAAGTATAGAATCCATGATCTGCTGCATGAAATCATCCTATCGAAGGCTGAAGAGTTGAATTTCTGTCGAGTTTTGAAAGCAGGTAACACAACTTTCCGTGGGAAAAGTCGGTGCCTTTCAATCCACGATGCTACAGAAAATGTTTTTGAGACAAGTGAGTACTCTCGGGTTCgttctatttttctcttcaacACTAACAAAATTCCTAGGTCTTTCATAGTTAAATTGTTCAAAAAGTTCAAGCTTTTGAAAGTGTTGGATTTTGAAGATGCTCATATTGATTATCTTCCTCAAGAAGTCGGTAATTTATTCCACTTCAAGCACTTAAGTTTGAGGAGAACAAAAGTGAAGATACTTCCAAAGTCGGTGGGTAGGCTACTAAACCTACAGACAATAAATATCACTGAAACAGCAGTGCGTGAGCTACCAATTGAGATATTTAGGCTTTATAAGCTAAGACATATTTTGGCTCTTTCTTATGACATCGAAAATAAAAGTAGCTTTTATTTAGTGCGAGGAGTAAAAATGCATGAAGGGGTTGGATGTTTAAACGAGTTGCAGATGCTATCAATTATTGATGCAAATCATCTAGGGGTTGGTCTATTTGAAGAGCTCGAAAAGTTAAGTCAGTTGACGATGTTGGGCATTTCAAATATCACTGTAAAAAGTGGAAGGGCTTTGTGTACCTCCATACAAAATATGGCCCGccttaaaattttgtttgtggGCTCCACCAGTGAAGATGAGATTATAGACTTACAATCAATTTCTTCACCACCTCAATTTCTAGAGCATATCTCTCTATGGGGGCGATTGAAGAAGTTGCCCAACTGGATTCTAAAGCTACAGAATCTGGCCAAACTAATGTTATCTTTCTCATCATTGGAGGAAGATCCATTGTCGTGTCTCCAGGCTTTGCCGAATCTAGTTACCCTTTCCCTCTATCATGCTTATGAAGGGGAGCAACTGCATTTTGAGGAAGGCGGCTTTCTAAAACTCAAGAAACTCATACTCAGGGagttgaaaaagttgaagatgGTGGAAATAGGCAGAGGATCATTGCCCGATCTTGAGCAACTAGAGATTGGGCCTTGCCCGCGGATGAAGAAGCTACCCTCTAGAATCCAGCACCTGGAAAACCTAAAGATTCTGGACTTTTATGAAATGCAGGGAGAATTTGTGCTACGTATGCAGCCAAATGGAGGTGAAGATTATTGGAAAGTCGAGAAGGTAAGTACTATCCGTCTCATGTATAGGATTAAAGGAGAACGATATCAAACATACAAGCTCGGTGACTCACAGTTGTTGGAGCGTTTGCAAAGGTGA
- the LOC133869490 gene encoding disease resistance protein RPM1-like has translation MTETVVTLVINELVQLIVHESKLLRGVHQEVVDIRDELESIQCFLKDTDKGGELPDGVKTWVKQVREVAYHIEDVIDEYVLHVAQRLHQQSFIAFLHKIGRLLKKIKAHHDIATKIQDIKISVREIKERSERYGFSSSDQGTSSRATIVTWHDPRVGSLFIEEDEVVGIESTRDELVSWLVGGVSKRSVISVVGMGGIGKTTLTKKVYENESVKGHFDCRVWITVSQSYNMSKILMSMTKQIYQAKETAPGHIDMTDEITLISQLRKCLLQKRYVVVFDDVWKTEFWEIVKHALPYNDRGSRIIITTRSDLIGVCCKESLSDQVHKLQPLSQAKAWELFCRKAFQTEFQRCCPRELVRMSMDIVKKCEGLPLAIVAIGGLLSTKEKVPLEWQKLHNSLSFELECNPHLTSITNILSLSYHDLPCYLKSCFLYFGIFPEDYSISGPRLHWLWVAEGFIKDKKGKPLEDVAGEYLMELIHRNLVQVSFGEHDFEIFRKYRIHDLLREIILSKAEELNFCQVLEAGDTTSHGKSRCLSIHDVRENIFETSEYSRVRSVFLFNINEMPRSFIVKLFKKFKLLKVLDFEDAPIDYLPQEVGNLFHLKHLSLRRTKVKILPESVGRLQNLQTLNVEETAVRELPIEIFRLYKLRHILAHSNDLEIKITFYSVKGVKVHEGVGCLNNLQALSLIEANHHGVGLFEELGKLSQLRTLGISNMTAERGRALCTSIQNMVHLKILVVGSTNEDEIIDLQSISSPPQFLEHISLWGQLKKLPNWILELQNLATLILSFSSLKEGSLSCVQALPNLVTLFLNHAYDGEQLHFEEGGFQKLKKLTLRELKRLKMVEIDRGSLPVLEQLEIGPCPQMKEVPSRIHYLKSLKILNFYEMQREFVIRMLPNTGEDYWKVKKVTTIYLSYRIKGERYQIYKLGGSELLEHLQR, from the coding sequence ATGACAGAAACCGTTGTGACCCTTGTCATCAACGAGCTGGTTCAGTTGATCGTTCATGAATCAAAACTACTAAGGGGAGTCCACCAGGAAGTTGTGGACATTCGAGATGAACTTGAGAGTATCCAGTGTTTTCTCAAAGATACAGATAAAGGAGGAGAGCTCCCAGATGGTGTCAAAACATGGGTGAAACAAGTGAGAGAAGTAGCATATCATATAGAAGATGTAATAGATGAATACGTTCTTCACGTTGCACAACGTCTTCATCAACAAAGTTTTATTGCTTTTCTCCATAAAATTGGtcgtttattgaaaaaaataaaagcacatcATGACATAGCTACCAAGATTCAAGATATAAAAATATCAGTCCGTGAAATAAAGGAACGAAGTGAAAGATATGGTTTTAGTTCCTCAGATCAAGGAACAAGTAGCAGAGCAACAATTGTTACATGGCATGACCCTCGAGTGGGTTCACTTTTCATTGAGGAAGATGAAGTTGTGGGTATTGAGTCTACGAGGGATGAACTCGTAAGCTGGTTGGTGGGGGGAGTATCTAAACGCTCTGTGATTTCAGTGGTAGGCATGGGCGGAATTGGTAAGACAACTCTTACCAAGAAAGTATATGAGAATGAATCAGTGAAGGGACATTTTGATTGCCGTGTTTGGATCACTGTGTCTCAGTCATACAACATGTCGAAGATCCTCATGTCCATGACAAAGCAAATCTACCAGGCAAAAGAAACTGCTCCGGGGCATATAGACATGACAGACGAGATCACGCTAATTAGCCAGCTGAGGAAATGTTTACTGCAAAAGAGGTATGTTGTGGTTTTTGATGATGTTTGGAAGACAGAGTTTTGGGAAATTGTGAAACATGCTTTACCATACAATGATAGAGGCAGCAGGATTATCATCACAACACGCAGTGATCTTATTGGTGTTTGTTGTAAAGAATCTTTATCCGATCAAGTGCACAAGCTACAACCTCTATCTCAAGCCAAGGCTTGGGAATTGTTTTGCAGAAAGGCATTCCAGACCGAGTTCCAAAGGTGTTGTCCGAGAGAGTTGGTGAGAATGTCGATGGACATTGTCAAAAAATGTGAAGGTCTACCACTTGCAATTGTTGCCATAGGTGGTCTTCTGTCAACAAAGGAGAAGGTGCCGTTAGAATGGCAAAAGTTGCACAATAGCCTTAGTTTTGAGCTAGAATGTAACCCCCACCTTACAAGTATTActaacattctctctctcagttATCATGATCTTCCGTGCTACCTAAAGTCATGCTTTTTGTACTTCGGCATTTTTCCGGAGGACTACTCAATCAGTGGTCCAAGATTACATTGGCTATGGGTAGCTGAGGGCTTTATAAAAGACAAGAAGGGAAAACCATTGGAAGACGTAGCGGGAGAATACTTAATGGAGCTCATCCATAGAAACTTGGTTCAAGTTTCATTTGGGGAGCATGATTTTGAGATATTCAGAAAGTATAGAATCCATGATCTGTTGCGTGAAATCATCCTATCGAAGGCTGAAGAGTTGAATTTCTGTCAAGTTCTAGAAGCTGGTGACACAACTTCCCATGGAAAAAGTAGGTGCCTATCAATCCACGATGTtagagaaaatattttcgagacaAGTGAGTACTCCCGGGTTCGTTCTGTTTTTCTCTTCAACATTAATGAAATGCCTAGGTCTTTTATAGTTAAATTGTTCAAAAAGTTCAAGCTTTTGAAAGTGTTGGATTTTGAAGATGCTCCTATTGACTATCTTCCTCAAGAAGTGGGTAATTTATTCCACTTGAAGCACTTAAGTTTGAGGAGAACAAAAGTAAAGATACTTCCAGAGTCAGTGGGTAGGCTACAGAACCTACAAACACTAAATGTCGAGGAAACCGCAGTGCGTGAGTTACCGATTGAGATATTTAGGCTTTATAAGTTGAGACATATTTTGGCTCATTCTAACGACCTTGAAATTAAAATTACCTTTTATTCGGTGAAAGGAGTAAAAGTACATGAAGGGGTTGGATGTTTAAACAACCTGCAGGCGCTATCTTTAATTGAGGCAAATCATCATGGGGTTGGTTTATTTGAAGAGCTCGGAAAGTTGAGTCAATTGAGGACGTTGGGCATTTCAAATATGACTGCAGAACGTGGGAGGGCTCTGTGTACCTCCATACAAAATATGGTCCACCTTAAAATTTTGGTTGTAGGCTCCACCAATGAAGATGAGATTATAGACTTACAATCAATTTCTTCACCACCTCAATTTCTAGAGCATATCTCTCTATGGGGGCAATTGAAGAAGTTGCCCAACTGGATTCTAGAGCTTCAGAATCTGGCCACACTAATCTTATCTTTCTCATCATTGAAGGAAGGCTCATTGTCGTGTGTCCAGGCTTTGCCGAATCTAGTTACCCTTTTCCTAAATCATGCTTATGATGGGGAGCAGCTGCATTTTGAGGAAGGCGGTTTTCAAAAACTCAAGAAGCTCACACTCAGAGAGTTGAAAAGATTAAAGATGGTGGAAATAGATAGGGGATCACTGCCCGTTCTTGAGCAACTAGAGATTGGGCCATGCCCGCAGATGAAGGAGGTACCCTCTAGAATTCACTACTTGAAAAGCCTAAAGATTCTCAACTTCTATGAAATGCAGCGAGAATTTGTCATACGCATGCTGCCGAATACAGGCGAAGATTATTGGAAAGTCAAGAAGGTAACTACTATCTATCTCAGTTATAGGATTAAAGGAGAGCGATATCAAATATACAAGCTTGGTGGCTCAGAGTTGTTGGAGCATCTGCAACGGTGA